The following is a genomic window from Anopheles aquasalis chromosome 3, idAnoAquaMG_Q_19, whole genome shotgun sequence.
ATCAGTAGACATCTCCAAAGGAACAATCGATGCAGATGGAAATATCGACTACGATGGAGTGCACTACAGTCCATCTCAGTATTTTCAAGATGAAGATGTGCAGCGGCGAGGTTGCATTTGCCTTGTGCGTCAATGTATATACGTTTGTGAGGCCGAAGAATGGCCGACCGAACTCTATGCCAATGTATCTGATGCGTTCGGTAAAAACAATTCCATACGAAACCTGGCCACAGATACGCGGTATCACTTGCTTTTAGAAGAACCTGCCTGTGGCGGAGCATGGTTGACGCTGGAACAAGATGAAGTCACAATAACAACGGTAAATGCACAGCGGTAGggttaaaattttaaaaagttTAAACCTTAACTATAATTTTGTGAATCCATTTTCCCAGAAAGGAGATTTAAGCTTAAGTGGATATATTTTGAACTATCCCCAATTTTGTATGCAACCAGTGAACGAAATGGGCGAGTTCCTGGCAGCATACTGTGAGCCCGAAATAAACGACTTGTCACATCACATGTATGCCTTTGGTAAGTGCGAAAGATTTTAAGACTTTAAATCGAGATACGTTTGTTAGTAGAAATTGATtacggaaaaacaaaattgagcGTAccgttttattttgtttatttcgaAGGCTTCCTGGTATCGTTACCCTTTCTCGTGGCCACCTTTGTGGTGTATGCTATTCTACCGGAGCTACAGAACGTGTCCGGGAAGTCACTGATGTGTTTTGTAGCAGCACTCGCGGTATCATATTTATTGCTGGGCTTAGCGCGAATGGATATTTACGAGTATCAGTCCAATATGTGTTTGATCTCTGCATATTCATTATACTTTACGTTGATGGCCAGCTTCTTTTGGATCAACATCATGTCCTTCGATATTTGCTGGACATTCGGTGGAAGTTGTGGGCGGACCAGTGAACGGAGAAAGTTTCTGTATTATTCTCTATACGCTTGGGGTGTACCGCTGCTACTTCTTTTGTTGATACTTCTCTTCGATCATACGGAGCTTATAAACTACAATCTACGACCGAACATTGGCGAGGAAGGATGTTTCCTTCAGGAGGAAGGATGTTTCCTAATGCTAGTTATCAGTACGAACATATTCCTTTTGGCTATCACCGCCAAACGCGTTTACCAAAACGATCGCACCAATGTTGTTATGAACAACGACAATTTGGAACACCACGCAACGTTGGAAGAGAATCGCAACAGGTTTGTCTCGGGTAAATAAGTACCAAAACGAGGGTTGTAATATTACTTTTCTGTCTTTGTGATCGATAGGTTTGGATTATATCTGCGCTTGTTCGCCGTCATGGGTGTACTCTGGTCGCTAGAAATAATTAGCTGGTTATTGATTGAAACGAATACACCTTACCCATCCTGGGTAATATACGTTATAGACGGTGTGAACTGTCTTGCAGGCATAGTGATCTTTTTCCTGTTCGTTtggaagcaaaacattaaGAAACTGCTGCACCAAAGGTATGTAAAATAGACGAAGAAACGATATGTGCTGCGTGTCCGATAAtattattcttctttttcctcatAGATTCTGCCGATGAGTAATTACCTCGGAATGCGATCAAATGAACGACTCAGGCAATGTACAATCGATAGCATAAACCAATCAATCTTCGTTCTCGCTCCTCGGAAGCCGGCTCAAGcacaaatgaaacatttgaCCATAGCTTGATTAAGTAGTCCcaaaatatttacaaataGCTAGCGATTTTTTAAATCTAGAAATATAACATGATTTCGTTCTCTATTCTTTACGATTTGCCATTCGTTACCCAATTGCTTCACATAAAGAAAGTATTTATTTTTAGGTAATTTTCCTTCATTATTGAACTATATAGCGGTCTAGCACATGACAAACAAATCTACATACTCACTGACTCGTTTGGGATCTGCGACGATGTGATTCTCACATTGATGTTGATAAGAATGGTTTAATGTATTTGGCCTTTTGGTTAATAAGGCCATCAGTGTGTTTATCAGTACGTTGGTGAATCGACACACAGGACTGCTGTGCAACACTGAATCGTAGCTGTTTGGTTGGTACTAGTTAAATAAGTTGGTGTTGGTAGATTTCGCGAGCATGTCATGTTAGCCGCTAATTCACAAATGGTAAGTTTGAATGAATGTTAATTCTACGTCATTTGCTAATCACTATGATTTGGTCAATTTTTTACCAGTCAATTTATTACCGAAAGCAAAGGTTGATGCCGCTTCCTTAACTTCTACAAAACTGTAACAACATGGCTCCAAATTCTTCTCTTTGAATTCCCCACTTTCAAATACCGAACCAGACGGGCATTATTCAATGCAGAATCTTAAACTCCAGTGCATGTAGCCAGGTTTGTCTACTGACTGCTCAGCACAGCGTCGCGAAGCACACAGATCCTAAAAACTAACATAATCTAGCTGGAAATAATATTAAATTAACCTCGCTGGTCCGCAACATTCCGCTGAGCGGTACAACAACGGTCCAAACCAACGCCAAGCgacaggaaaagaaagaaaacaaacgccaCAGTTCCAGTTGCCCAACTGGATGGTGTATCCAACGGCATTGCACTCTAAATGGTCAATCCCGCTGGCTAGACAGGGGAAGGGGACCGGTGGGAATGCTTGGCTGAGGAGATGAGGAGTGGAAAATCCTAACTTTATttaaccacaccacacacaaacgGCGATACCAAGTGTGCACTCGACAAACAAGGTCAGTGTAGTGTGGCGGCATATGATATGTTAACACAATTGCACACTCATACGCACACAATCTGGTTCAGGAGAAGGTCCTCAGCCACAGAATGGTCGTTGAAAAGGGGGAATGATGGTCAGGAGAGGATCGGCGTTTCACCGCCATGTACTTACCCGGTTtagtttattattaaaaacatTTGTACTCATAATGCTGCGCCACATCGCGTCTCAGGTCGCGTCTAGCAGCACCGagaggaggaacaggagaaGATCGTCCGAATCGTCTGCAGTGAAAAGCGCAAACCAACAAGCGGCAGCTACAATGCTGCAACAAACTTGAGCACCGAGGCGTCCTGCCCGCTTTTCACCGGACTAACCGGCTCCAAAATCATAAAGAAGTTTCCACCCCGCATGACCTGCTGTGTGCACACAGTAGGCCACCCTGACCACCGGAACAACATAAGAAACATAAATCGGTTCCGTCGCCGTCAGACGATcaaagaatggaatggaggcgcGGCaacagaatggaatggaagttGCTCCAttcgcgaaaagaaaaatattgaaacgTCCTTTGACTTCTCGCAGCTTTTGCCCTCGTTGTATGTTGCATTTCTGCACCACACACTCGCGGGGTGGCCTTGTTTGCGGGTGCCTATTGCTCCGGTTAAGTGGCCTTTTTCGTCGGGCTCAGTTACCGGCACCCGATACGAGCGTTCACGTTTAATCCGGCATGGAATTGGAAGTAGGTttttggaaagtttttctCCACCCTTCGCACTCTCTGCTCAGGGCACGAGTCGCGCGGgttgaatgtttgtttatcAGAGGAAGCATAGCGCATAACTTGCTCGCACATAACGGAGCGCGGTCCCGTCTTTTCATCGTGTCACCGTCAGCGTGTGTTGAAGCCACGCGCCAGAGCCGTGTGAGCTGAAGGCAATTCTAAAGAAAACTGCAAATAGCCTCTTacattttcgtttcattttgcgCGTAACTGGCGCTCTGGTGgctagcagtagtagtaagtATTCGAGCAAGCGTTCCTTTATTGTTGGTGGGTACGGGTTTCATCAAGGTTTTGACTCACCGCGAAACAGAACCGATGTGTTCTGTGgaaagaaaatcgataaacCGTCGGAACCAGCGTTAGCACCAACACGTTGTTTTGCAGGCCttgcgatgacgatgtggAACAGACAGTTCCTTCCTGGCGAACCATTGAAGGCTATTGCAGCAAACTATTTTTGCGAGAATGAAATATAAAACCAACCTAAAATAAACGATTCTGAAATAAATAATCGTAACCGGAACGAATACCAAACAAATCATATAGCGACTGACCAAACAAATTGATCAAACCGGTTTTTATTCTATCAACCCTTCTGATCATTATCTGCAGCTTCAAAAGATTAAAAGTAAAATCGATATATCACTAATATGAAGATAATGATCTGAACATCTTTAGTGTCACGCTTGATTTGAACATCGAATGTCATAACATGGTGTGGTCCATGACATTGATCTCCGCGAACGACCACGAACTGAAGGTGTGTTTTCCGTTACATAAGCATGCAGGAAACTAATACAAACGACAAATCACGCCCAACAAGAGACGATCAGCGCGTGGTCATGGTCATGGAAATACGGAAACGTATTCAaatttgctgcatttttaatCCGTCAGCTATCTCGGGGCGGGCTTTTGATGCGGCATCTCATTATCGAATGTGTTAGTGTGTCACCATTGATTAATAGTGAATCCATATCGAATTAAATCGTTGTGCAGTATTATCCGCAGAAATTGGTACATTTAAATgtttggaagaaaagaaagtgcATCTGGCTACCAGGTGTCGATAATCATTGGAAAGCTACACTTATCCGGATTTATAAATTATCTCATCAAATTCGATATTATATGACTTATCTGTTCGCTTTAATTAATATGGTGTATTCATCTAACCAATAAATGTTCttagttttcaatttttgacttttgaagtagaaaaagtAAGCACACAGTGATGCTGACGGATTgaacaatgatcaaaccgggttcgtcgcttaggtcttaaggggcaagtcttttgattggAATCGAAAACGGTGTCCTTCGTAGCTGCGTGTTGGGTCATCAAAAAAGTACAAATCAATAATCTTTTCATATATTATAAGTTCACACAGGTATCCTCATCGagtttttacataattgtttaaaaaagtatcaatatttttttagaaaactcgacggggctgcCTGTCAAATAGTGCACAAATTTTCAAAAGCATATTCATTGAGCCATGCATGGGgcacaatttttcaaaaatcaatatctccCGCAACATCTGTCAGATTTTCTTCGGTTGGTCCATAAATTgcacacaatattcttgaaaggattagcattaatggaaaaatgttacaaaatgaCAAATGTCACATAATAAAATACCAAAATAAACCCCACGAATGCAAACAGTTTTATCCATTATCAAATTCATCCAGCAAACTAATTCGTAGACCGGTTACTAATCCAGTGATTAAACAATCATTAGCTTAAGCTTAAGCGACCAAGACCCCAGAAGTAACTGTTCTGCGTAATTGGTGGCTCTGTATTCATCATCCTTTCAATGTCGGTTCACTGAATTGACGCAACCCACTAATGGACTGCCCTTGCACTGTGCCCCGTTAGTGGGGGTATCTGAGTTCGAGGACAGTAATAGGTCCTTGTTGAACTTTGGTCGGAAGCCAAATAGCTCGTTCCGAGCACTTAACGCTACTCCAGCAGCGCACTCCATCCACTGAACCGATTAACCATCAATTTTCATCCGGCGTCCAAGAGAGCGGCCCGAGAATCGGTTCCCTGGGCCCGGAATCGCCGGAACCCGAGCTCGAATGCTCGGATAAATTCCTTCCGCAAACATTTGCTCGCGCTTTATTTATCTTTTGGCCTTTCCCTTGCCTTGACCGTGTGCCGTCGCTGTCAGCGCACCGGGAACCACGCGGTATTCACAGGAAAGCATCCTTATCAGCGTACCGGACAAGGATGGTTGATGGTGCGGGGTAAAGGAGGGGACCGATTACGACCAGTTCCCGATGCTactgccgatggtgatgatgatgtggatgagtTGCTGTTACTTCTTTTtattccttctctctctcggtctcgcaTTTCCGTTTCATTCTTGCGCTCCGGATGGAGACTGTGTATGGCACGCTACTTCCCAGCATCCGGGGTGACACTTCCGGTGGGGCGGAGTTCGCCTTCTATTGCGGTTTCATCCCCTTCTTCCGGAGAGCGAGAGTCAGTACACTCTTGGACTTCGGTAGCGAGGCTAACGCTCTGCTGATGTCgatgaaagagaagaaagttATGTGTGACCGCGTGTGGAAAGCATGGAAAAGGGCAAAACACTTCAACAATGTACCTCACGCTCCATCGTACGCAGCTCAGAAGCTCGTAATTtctgcaaaaagaaaaaccatcccTAAAAGCTCATCATTAGCGCCCTGTAATGCAGCCGAAAAGAGAAGCGGAAACAAGTGAACAAAGTAAGCGCCTTCTCCGGATCTTCATCGACACAGCAACCTGTTGATGGAGCTGCAGAGATTGAATCACGGTCAATTATCATCATTGTTGAAGAAAACGTTCGTATACATTTGTAAGGATGTTAATCAATCTTaagcaaaagcgaaaaataaatgctGCACAAGCAATACACTCACAAATAATCTTTAAAAGCACTACTTTTGCTTCCATATATTGTTGCAGTGCCTCGAGCTTGCAGCAACTCTTTAAAGCAATAGTGGCGCTTggtaataaaatatgaatccaATCCATTCCGAGCTGTCCGGTCGGAACTGTGCCATGGTTTGGTCTATTGTCAACAGCAGAGAAATCCGCAAATTAGTTTCTCACATTGTCAACACACAGCTTTCTGGAACTCACAGCAAAAGTTACCCGTGTGACACCGCACCGCTCAGTCGACGGCTAAGGCTCGGGATCTCGCAGCACTAGGAGCACAAGTTCGTCCGCCATCCCTGCCATGTCATGTGTATGTTTtcggccgtttttttttttatttgtgttcaactttttcacattttttcctCGTCAACACACGGTCCACTAGCGTCACGGTGCTCCGGGCAGTTGAACATATCCGAGACCAACGGAACgggtgttgggggggggggggggggcgcagaGATGTGGTCTCTCTGTGATCCTCGACCGTTCGGTCCTGTGTTATTAGTCTGCCAACCGCCGAGGCTGGTACCGAACGTTGCTATGGCCACCTCTGGGTTTAATCTTCTCCGTCATTTCACATcgtttttccgttccattgccTCATCGCCGGCGGCCAGTGGCAGTGTAGGAAGGGTGGGTTAGCTCATTTCTCAAAGGCGTAGGACAGGACAGTGCTTCGAACgaaactcgaactcgaacgctgctggcgtggcgtgttaCACATCATCCAGTCGACGATTTTtgtcttcggttcggttgatccTTCGTTGGTGGATCCGGTCGAGGGACTAGGTCTAGCCGAGGACGAATGTATGTTTCAAATTCATATTAAATAGGGCTGTGCTAGTGTGGGTTTCGCTCTATTGCTTTCGATGAAAAtcgttttgtttcgaattGTTGCAGTGTTGATGGTCATCCGTGTGATGCATCTCAATTCTAGCTCGGTGGattttaaacattcattttgGTTGGAGGCCATTTTAACTGGATATCTTTTTTTCTGacagtaaaaaaggaaataatttaaaacgtctccatttctctttttgttatttgcaTGAAGCTTTGTTCAAAAACTATTTTATAAAACGCTCTACCTGTGCAAACATACAAAATCCACAATCAATCATgtgaaaaacaccaaataaCCCCCGCAGTACAACAACCTTAATACCTTCTTCTCGCGTGTTTATTGTCTACTGGCCATGTAACTGAAACAATAAATCCAACAATAAAAGGCATCATaatccacacaaacacaatccacCAGTCCGCACCGGCATCCACGAGTGGAAATGGGCAAAATCCGTGGctcatatttaaaaaaaactcgaccGAACTTCGGCCACTCATAAtcgaatgaatatttatgaactGCATCTGCATCACTACCGGCCACACCAACCAGTTCGCCGATGGTGCACCGTCGCCATCAAACACAAAAGAGCATTTTAAAGATGAAACAAATGGCCATCGAAGCGGTTGattctttctccatttttattttgttgctgctgtcgctggctTTAACAGAATGCATAACGAGATGAAGTAGATGAACGTACTGAGAGTACCTTGTTTCATCGTAGATTATCGCTCATTGAACTCATCGATATGCTCGATTAATGCTGGATGAAGTCACGGCACAAACGTGATTCCGAGCACGCTTTTCGTGCCTACAGGGATTACACTAGTACATAATTGCATTGCGCTTTGGAAATTTACTTCGTGTCCTTCTCGGGTTCTAGTTCTAGATATTACCttaagaaagaaagagagagcaagggagagagCAGGTGacgagagacagcgagagagcccACAAACCCACAAGCACCTTTGGTGCCGAAGCGGAAGCCAACGTACGTACCAACCCGAACCCGAATGCTCGAGCTCACTTCCGGAGGGATTCCGTCCACTCCCCGAGGTAACCAACGCCCCCCAAAATTTCTCGAGCATGCTCCTCACGCAACGCCACGAACCGTGGCCTCTCCTTCTCCACTTCCGACCAACTCTCGAGGGACAGTGTAAGTGTTGCTCATTGGGTCTCTCGTGTCCCTCCCCTCGTTCtgtcgttctctttctctcacgcATACATTGCTTTGATTTCTCCAACAAAAACGGTCCGGTGCCAGGGATGAAATCTAATGATGTTATGCTTGAGAGACTGTTCGGTAAGCGGATCAAGGTTCTTTCAAGAAGCACATGTACCGGAATGAAGCGAAAGAGTTCAATGCCCGCATCGGTCTGTCTGTGATTTGTGTTCCGAACTCATCCATATCTGGTCAAGACAATTTGGTTGCCTATTATGTAAAGGTGGTTTAGCACCTCAATAGTGCAATAAAGGATTATTCATTTCACACGTGTAAGAATGAcatgaaaatacatttttcaaaactcaATTTATATTTACATTGTAACATGAgtttagatttttttattttgtttatttaaatatttttacatATTTTCTTAAACTATACTTTTCTCTTAACAAAGTGCTACAAAATGTATCGATCAAATGAAGTAAAAATGGCAAAGATTCATATGTTTGAAAATCCGGGAGTAAAGCGAGGTATCCGTCTTTTAAATGTTTGTAATAaaatctctctcgctctctgatctaaaaaacgaaaaatcggGAATTAAAAACATACTCTTACAATAGGATTTTTTGAAACCAGAGCTACATGTTGCATGTAAGCTGCATGCTGCAAGGGGGCCGCGATAGCTGTTACAACTGACAACAGCTATCGGCTCATCGCACCAACACCGGCGCCATCGGGGAATTATGATTAATAGAATAATGAATCGAATTCTGCTGGTTAATTTAAAAACCCATTCAAACATTGTTAGCACCTCAATTCAGTGGATTCCCATTCAATGGGCGGGCAATGGACAGCGGTCGCTTTACCCTCTCCGGCTGCATGTGGAACAAAAACCACCTAACGAAATAATTGCTATCGCTAGCGGCAGGACAGCGTAGGGAtcagaatgaaataaaatgtcaccagcaccaccacccaccaacaccaccagcccatTTCCATGGATTTCAAACATGTGTTTAAAACACAcaatgtgaaaaaaaaagaagagcgagcataaaacacGGAATTCATAGACACAACATCAgagtaaaaaaggaaataaaatccTACCATAACCCGTTGTCAGTTGATGCCATAATGATGGAcagcggaatggaatggcaaaCACTATCACGTTTATGCTCAAACACGCAAAACATTGGTATTTTCTACATCAAACCTTCATGCGCTATCAGTGCACTGATAATGCCAACTCACATATTgattcaccaccatcacccgccGTCCCCTTTTTGTTTACTTATCGCTTTTGCTATTTTGCTTGTCAACAATTAGCTCTTTCCAGGCAACTTCAGTCGACCCAAAGCAGCACCCATTAGCCGGTACATGCTCACCGGAGTTTTCCGCTACTGCCTTTTTCCACTGCAGCGCTGTTTATGgtgagcaggagcaggatggTTATGTGCGTGGCTAGTGACCAACCCAACAAAAAGACAGCGCCCAACCTCATTCCGTTGATGGGCCACAATTACAGAAATGTCTTTGGCCATCGCACGTCTCAACCATTACGCTCCattgaaagggggggggggggcaagcaTTACCGCCAGGACAGAAGTTTCGTTCCACTCTTTCTTCGTTTAATTATCACGCACGCAAGCTAGCTGATGGCGctatcctctctctcccggggTGTTTC
Proteins encoded in this region:
- the LOC126576138 gene encoding G-protein coupled receptor Mth2-like — translated: MVYTLHLRVSLWKWFVVLLSLSLQANAMEELCSEEESVDISKGTIDADGNIDYDGVHYSPSQYFQDEDVQRRGCICLVRQCIYVCEAEEWPTELYANVSDAFGKNNSIRNLATDTRYHLLLEEPACGGAWLTLEQDEVTITTKGDLSLSGYILNYPQFCMQPVNEMGEFLAAYCEPEINDLSHHMYAFGFLVSLPFLVATFVVYAILPELQNVSGKSLMCFVAALAVSYLLLGLARMDIYEYQSNMCLISAYSLYFTLMASFFWINIMSFDICWTFGGSCGRTSERRKFLYYSLYAWGVPLLLLLLILLFDHTELINYNLRPNIGEEGCFLQEEGCFLMLVISTNIFLLAITAKRVYQNDRTNVVMNNDNLEHHATLEENRNRFGLYLRLFAVMGVLWSLEIISWLLIETNTPYPSWVIYVIDGVNCLAGIVIFFLFVWKQNIKKLLHQRFCR